In Desulfovibrio sp. 86, the following proteins share a genomic window:
- a CDS encoding glycosyltransferase family 4 protein, giving the protein MPTPLRVLFLMEDLCFGGTQRQTLELARRLDRKRFTPVMLTLTGPTDLDASAHEAGIELHHIGMGRRVPVFFFMQLAVILRRLAPDIIVPCTALPNIWGRIWGRALRLFDGTRRPMIVGTCRGGGAPARQHEKYFWRLADHMVCNSEALLKILQDFGVPSGRISYIPNGVDTEFFVPAKPAPSQREPLILCVARLAGDKDHLTLLRAFELVLQRCPSARLRLVGDGPEEAVLKRWAAENPAGCSVDFVPGGLDMRPHYAAARIFALSSAREGQPNVILEAMSSGLPVCATSVGGIPRLVEHENSGLLSPAGDAATLARHCCRLLEDSALCDSMGAVGRHRVERAFSFASMVTEHEKIFSHIGMLM; this is encoded by the coding sequence ATGCCCACACCTCTGCGCGTTCTTTTTTTGATGGAAGACCTTTGCTTCGGCGGAACACAGCGTCAAACGCTGGAATTGGCCCGCCGCCTCGATAGAAAAAGATTCACTCCGGTCATGCTTACCCTTACAGGGCCGACTGATCTCGACGCTTCCGCCCATGAAGCAGGAATTGAGTTGCATCATATAGGCATGGGGCGGCGGGTGCCTGTGTTCTTTTTTATGCAATTGGCCGTCATCCTGAGGAGGCTGGCCCCGGATATCATTGTGCCCTGCACAGCCTTGCCCAATATTTGGGGCCGTATATGGGGGCGCGCACTGCGCCTTTTTGACGGAACCAGGCGTCCAATGATAGTTGGCACCTGCCGTGGCGGAGGCGCCCCGGCACGCCAGCATGAAAAGTACTTTTGGCGTTTGGCTGACCATATGGTATGCAATTCTGAGGCCCTGCTTAAAATATTACAGGACTTTGGCGTTCCTTCTGGCCGGATCAGCTATATACCGAACGGTGTGGATACGGAGTTCTTTGTTCCAGCAAAACCTGCACCTTCACAACGGGAGCCGCTCATACTTTGCGTCGCCCGCCTGGCAGGCGACAAGGATCATCTGACGCTGCTGCGCGCCTTTGAACTTGTGTTGCAGCGTTGTCCTTCTGCCCGTTTGCGCCTGGTAGGCGATGGGCCGGAAGAAGCCGTGCTCAAGCGTTGGGCCGCAGAAAATCCTGCGGGCTGCAGTGTTGATTTTGTTCCCGGTGGGCTGGACATGCGGCCCCATTACGCTGCCGCCCGCATTTTTGCCTTGTCTTCGGCGCGGGAAGGGCAGCCGAATGTTATTCTTGAAGCCATGTCCAGTGGATTGCCTGTATGCGCCACTTCTGTGGGGGGAATCCCGCGTCTGGTTGAGCATGAAAATAGCGGGTTGCTTTCGCCAGCGGGAGATGCCGCCACGTTGGCGCGCCATTGCTGCCGCCTGCTTGAGGACAGCGCCTTGTGTGATTCTATGGGGGCTGTGGGCAGGCACAGGGTTGAGAGGGCTTTTTCCTTTGCGTCAATGGTAACGGAACATGAAAAAATATTCAGCCATATTGGTATGTTGATGTGA
- a CDS encoding glycosyltransferase, which produces MFWLWLALASFKCLLLYILAKTGESLPRRVRLDEAANRALPEDRWPVVGMIVPMAGTDRRMSAAVRSLLIQNYPQYIPVLVTAKNEEPAADLVRSIQNDYPHVRHVVAGAAQHCGQKNHNSLRGVAAVKDDVEVFVFCDSTHMARPNFLRHLVGPIATGEAEFSTGYHVVDPRDQRPVTLAYALCVLLMRLLQAVSSLTQLWGGAMAMTREAFSRFAVEELWASNVVDDCSLSARLQSLRVPVRLCPGALLHTEAAKHERQVWRAWLERQVLFLKFCMPLQWGLLGFMCAAMVLPPLLAVFMLLGWLFAKVSGLTIVLVLLWVVLLAKVLHLWRNLLKRTISLARWCLSFLDAVAMFALVYVRSLPARSIVWHGQRYVVGPCGKVLRIERRFE; this is translated from the coding sequence ATGTTTTGGCTTTGGTTAGCGCTGGCAAGCTTCAAATGTTTGTTGCTTTATATTCTGGCAAAGACGGGTGAATCCCTGCCGCGCCGTGTACGCCTTGACGAGGCGGCCAACCGCGCCCTGCCGGAAGACCGGTGGCCTGTAGTGGGGATGATTGTGCCTATGGCCGGAACGGACAGGCGTATGTCTGCGGCAGTGCGAAGCTTGCTTATCCAGAACTATCCCCAATATATTCCCGTCCTCGTTACGGCGAAGAATGAAGAACCCGCAGCGGATCTCGTCCGCAGCATACAGAATGACTATCCCCATGTACGGCATGTGGTCGCTGGAGCAGCGCAACATTGCGGGCAAAAAAATCATAACAGCCTTCGCGGTGTGGCCGCTGTAAAGGACGATGTGGAAGTTTTTGTCTTTTGCGACAGCACGCACATGGCCAGGCCAAATTTTTTACGTCATCTTGTGGGCCCCATTGCCACAGGGGAAGCGGAGTTTTCCACTGGCTATCATGTCGTGGACCCGAGAGATCAGCGTCCGGTAACGCTTGCCTACGCCTTGTGCGTTTTGCTTATGCGGCTTTTGCAGGCCGTATCGTCCTTAACCCAGCTCTGGGGCGGGGCCATGGCAATGACGCGCGAAGCCTTCAGCAGGTTCGCTGTTGAAGAACTGTGGGCAAGCAACGTTGTTGACGACTGCTCGCTTTCCGCTCGTCTGCAAAGTTTGCGGGTGCCGGTGCGCTTATGCCCCGGTGCGCTTCTGCATACGGAGGCCGCGAAACATGAACGTCAGGTCTGGCGTGCCTGGCTGGAACGACAGGTTCTTTTTCTCAAATTTTGCATGCCGTTGCAGTGGGGCTTGCTGGGCTTCATGTGCGCGGCAATGGTTCTGCCCCCTTTGCTGGCAGTCTTCATGCTGTTGGGGTGGCTTTTTGCCAAGGTCAGCGGGCTGACCATTGTATTGGTGCTGTTGTGGGTGGTGCTGCTGGCCAAGGTTCTGCATTTGTGGCGAAACCTCTTGAAGCGAACCATTTCACTCGCGCGTTGGTGTCTGAGCTTTTTGGACGCCGTGGCGATGTTTGCACTGGTCTATGTGCGCAGTCTGCCCGCCAGAAGCATTGTCTGGCACGGTCAGCGTTATGTGGTTGGGCCGTGCGGCAAGGTACTGCGGATAGAGCGGCGTTTTGAATGA
- a CDS encoding ABC transporter permease, translating to MIAMSDLFRVSLRQVVRQRGFGVILSIALGITAFIVLSVLGREIRYKVGQDMVLMGGVNVVRVYMDDAQYPGQPMRGFYPDSIEALRRLPGVGMVSQNIREGKGFALRGEGERTVNVYFIGIDQYFSDVFSVSLVAGRFMDTEDVTAHKRVCMLGREAAQDLYGDPAQAVGKLLFLQQDVFEVVGVVSGVMLGSWSQGGFLPYTTMIDRNWGGDKVTRLFVRAIGWQDVPPLVKEIPTVVRDHQAAPYLVVHTQEDQLVRIQDTFLWVEVLLWLGIAASLMLGGFGIWYGTFAAVRARTREVGLKKAMGGSDTDILAQFLAEALCKSVAGGVLGIAVGITLVEVGALSLGTGISYPLLLASSLGSIVFSAVIGVAGGLYPAVQASRMDVVTALRFE from the coding sequence ATGATTGCCATGTCCGACCTTTTTCGCGTCAGCCTGCGTCAGGTTGTGCGCCAGCGCGGCTTCGGGGTGATATTGTCTATCGCCCTGGGCATCACGGCCTTTATTGTTCTATCAGTGCTTGGGCGAGAAATTCGCTACAAAGTCGGCCAGGATATGGTTTTGATGGGGGGGGTAAACGTTGTCCGCGTATATATGGATGACGCCCAGTACCCTGGTCAGCCCATGCGGGGCTTTTACCCCGACTCCATTGAAGCCCTGCGCCGTCTGCCCGGTGTGGGCATGGTCAGCCAGAACATCCGGGAGGGCAAAGGGTTTGCCCTGCGCGGAGAGGGTGAACGTACGGTCAATGTGTACTTTATTGGCATTGACCAGTATTTTTCTGATGTCTTTTCCGTGTCGCTGGTTGCCGGGCGCTTTATGGACACTGAAGATGTCACTGCCCATAAACGCGTATGCATGCTTGGCCGTGAAGCCGCCCAGGACCTTTATGGCGATCCTGCGCAGGCTGTGGGGAAACTGCTGTTTCTCCAACAGGATGTTTTTGAAGTGGTGGGAGTGGTCAGTGGCGTGATGCTTGGCAGTTGGTCGCAAGGGGGCTTTTTGCCCTATACGACCATGATTGACCGAAACTGGGGGGGCGACAAGGTGACGCGACTGTTTGTCCGCGCCATCGGCTGGCAGGATGTCCCCCCCCTGGTAAAAGAAATCCCCACTGTTGTCAGGGATCATCAGGCTGCTCCCTACCTTGTCGTGCACACCCAGGAAGATCAACTGGTCCGCATTCAGGACACATTCCTGTGGGTTGAGGTGCTTCTCTGGCTTGGTATCGCCGCGTCTCTGATGCTCGGCGGCTTCGGTATCTGGTATGGCACCTTTGCCGCCGTGCGTGCGCGTACTCGTGAAGTGGGCCTCAAGAAGGCCATGGGCGGATCGGACACCGATATTCTGGCCCAGTTTTTGGCTGAAGCCCTGTGTAAATCCGTGGCTGGCGGCGTGTTGGGCATTGCCGTGGGCATCACGCTGGTTGAAGTGGGGGCCTTGTCCTTGGGAACAGGCATTTCCTACCCGCTGCTGCTGGCCAGCAGCTTGGGCAGTATTGTTTTTTCCGCCGTTATCGGTGTGGCTGGCGGCCTATACCCGGCTGTTCAGGCAAGCCGGATGGATGTTGTTACGGCTCTGCGTTTTGAGTAA
- a CDS encoding glycosyltransferase: MAPVIVAKDLYKCYAGFAPVLRGVNIEVEPGEMVAIMGPSGCGKSTMLHVLGMLHAPDSGSLEILGKDVLHLDREQTAAFRRGTMGFVMQSSNLFDHSTVFENVEFPLIYEKLPPQERWERVIRALELVRLSTRVHYRSNRLSGGEQQRVAIARAMVNNPRILLADEPTGALDAKTSRLIMDNFRTLCHTGGVAMVVVTHDPKMAEFCDSVYTLEDGILHCRKREIPQIAVQQAYNLLAGPKPVVRGALVAERFPEASGQGLMYEAHHMYDTGLLSRIYAIHDNGLLGSPEGYALPLAVRRIGAWRILGAYMTMFRHMRGSSASMWSLWRTLPGRGRWGHGLWDHLRSFGSGALLARWGLEENIEIFYAAGAHGPATAAWVASRLLDVPYAFAVTSHDLASPGQNWAAKVKDAVFVRCDTEATRKAMCELLPETPGNKLVVLRDPLTLTPALSEEDAGQGAPGGKVESALNILAVGSICRRKGYDILLQACAALKNRGRDFNLKIVGRGPARLRLRWLALRLGLRGHVQFMGQVPHENMPELYNKADIFVAPGRRTRQGDMDGLPSALVEALAFGVAVVVSDLPGQTEAVTDGRNGRVVPQNDVASLAAVLEELAGAPHERHRLGEAARRALPDFLDEKGVEARMSAFFKEACHKP, from the coding sequence ATGGCTCCTGTGATCGTCGCCAAAGATCTGTACAAATGCTACGCTGGTTTTGCGCCAGTTTTGCGTGGCGTGAATATTGAGGTGGAGCCGGGTGAAATGGTCGCCATCATGGGACCATCCGGTTGCGGCAAGTCCACCATGTTGCACGTGCTTGGCATGCTGCACGCGCCGGATTCCGGCTCGCTGGAAATCCTCGGCAAGGACGTGCTGCACCTCGACAGAGAACAGACCGCAGCCTTCAGGCGCGGCACCATGGGCTTTGTCATGCAGTCCAGCAACCTTTTCGACCATTCCACTGTTTTTGAAAACGTGGAATTTCCGCTCATCTACGAAAAGCTGCCCCCTCAGGAACGTTGGGAAAGGGTTATCCGGGCACTGGAACTGGTGCGCCTCTCGACCCGGGTGCACTACCGCAGCAACAGGCTTTCGGGCGGCGAGCAACAGCGAGTGGCCATCGCTCGCGCCATGGTCAACAACCCCCGTATTCTTCTTGCCGACGAACCCACCGGTGCCCTGGATGCCAAAACCAGCCGCCTTATTATGGATAACTTCCGTACGCTTTGTCATACGGGCGGCGTGGCCATGGTTGTTGTGACGCATGATCCCAAGATGGCTGAGTTTTGCGACAGCGTGTATACCCTTGAAGACGGTATTTTGCATTGCCGCAAGCGTGAGATTCCACAAATTGCCGTTCAGCAAGCGTATAACCTTCTTGCCGGACCCAAGCCCGTTGTGCGCGGCGCTCTTGTTGCGGAGCGGTTTCCTGAAGCGTCCGGCCAGGGCCTCATGTATGAAGCGCATCACATGTATGACACTGGCCTGCTTAGCCGCATTTACGCCATTCATGACAACGGCCTGTTGGGCAGCCCAGAAGGTTACGCTTTGCCCCTTGCTGTACGCCGCATCGGCGCATGGCGCATACTCGGCGCATACATGACCATGTTCCGCCATATGCGCGGCTCTTCAGCAAGCATGTGGAGCCTTTGGCGCACTTTGCCTGGTCGTGGTCGCTGGGGGCATGGGCTGTGGGACCATCTGCGCTCTTTTGGTTCCGGCGCATTGCTGGCCCGATGGGGTCTGGAAGAAAATATTGAAATATTTTATGCCGCTGGCGCGCATGGACCAGCCACGGCGGCCTGGGTTGCTTCACGTCTGTTGGACGTGCCCTATGCCTTTGCCGTAACGTCGCATGATCTGGCAAGCCCTGGCCAGAATTGGGCAGCCAAGGTCAAGGATGCGGTTTTTGTGCGCTGTGATACCGAAGCAACACGTAAGGCCATGTGCGAACTGTTGCCAGAAACGCCTGGGAACAAGCTTGTGGTTTTGCGTGATCCTCTGACGCTGACGCCCGCACTTTCCGAAGAAGATGCGGGGCAGGGGGCTCCTGGCGGCAAGGTAGAGAGCGCTCTGAATATTCTGGCTGTGGGATCCATTTGTCGCCGGAAAGGATATGATATTCTCCTGCAAGCCTGTGCTGCCCTGAAAAACAGAGGAAGAGATTTCAACCTCAAAATAGTCGGACGCGGGCCTGCGCGCTTGCGTTTGCGCTGGTTGGCCCTACGTCTGGGCTTGCGCGGCCATGTGCAGTTTATGGGCCAGGTGCCCCATGAAAATATGCCCGAACTCTACAATAAGGCGGATATTTTCGTGGCCCCCGGACGCCGGACACGGCAAGGCGATATGGACGGTCTGCCGTCGGCGCTGGTAGAGGCCCTGGCTTTCGGGGTGGCCGTTGTTGTGAGCGACCTTCCTGGTCAGACCGAAGCCGTGACTGATGGGCGCAATGGACGTGTGGTGCCGCAAAATGACGTGGCCAGTCTGGCCGCCGTTCTTGAAGAACTGGCTGGGGCCCCTCATGAACGTCATCGTTTGGGCGAAGCCGCACGACGCGCTCTGCCCGATTTCCTTGACGAAAAGGGTGTTGAAGCCCGAATGAGCGCTTTTTTCAAAGAAGCATGTCATAAACCGTGA
- the rfaE1 gene encoding D-glycero-beta-D-manno-heptose-7-phosphate kinase has translation MNFDKVRVLVVGDVMLDRYITGKVGRISPEAPVPVLGVNKRWFAPGGAANVARNLVHLGAQAALVGLTGADANAADLCQCLEQTGIAHRLVPSLTRATTCKTRMIAQGQQLLRLDEEQCRCPSAQELEALWQAVQDLLPACQAVVISDYGKGVLLDTEQGRNLCRLVIDEARRLGIKVLVDPKGVRWERYAGAHCVTPNRAEFDIICGRDANMPLDRETREKLASRVRDDYAIERLIITRGPKGMALFTPDMPPRYIPSVVREVADVSGAGDTVIATLAACIGSGLTWEESMDVANAAAGVAVGKMGTAPVSLSELRQALRQGTDNPKLYALPDLLEKAEDWRRKNQSIVFTNGCFDLLHPGHISLLRQSASQGTRLVVGLNSDASVRRLKGPSRPVQNEQSRAMLLAALSGVDAVVLFDEDTPLNLITALRPDVLVKGSDYTVDTVVGADVVLASGGRVYLADLVQGCSTTSIVRKIDASGASAPSR, from the coding sequence ATGAATTTTGACAAGGTACGTGTACTGGTTGTGGGCGATGTCATGCTGGACCGCTATATAACCGGCAAGGTGGGACGCATTTCTCCCGAAGCCCCTGTGCCGGTGCTTGGTGTGAACAAACGCTGGTTTGCGCCAGGCGGAGCGGCCAACGTTGCCCGAAACCTGGTCCATCTTGGCGCGCAGGCCGCCTTGGTCGGGCTTACCGGGGCCGATGCCAATGCTGCGGATCTTTGCCAATGTCTTGAGCAGACAGGCATTGCCCACCGCCTTGTGCCATCATTGACACGCGCCACTACCTGCAAAACCAGGATGATCGCACAGGGCCAGCAATTACTGCGTCTGGATGAAGAACAATGCCGCTGCCCCTCGGCGCAAGAACTTGAAGCCTTGTGGCAGGCTGTGCAGGATTTGCTGCCCGCATGCCAGGCTGTCGTTATTTCCGACTATGGCAAGGGGGTATTGCTGGACACCGAACAGGGTCGCAATTTATGCCGCCTTGTCATAGACGAGGCGCGCCGCCTTGGCATCAAGGTGCTGGTTGACCCCAAGGGCGTAAGGTGGGAGCGCTACGCGGGCGCGCACTGCGTCACGCCGAACAGGGCTGAGTTTGATATCATTTGCGGCAGGGACGCCAATATGCCCCTTGACCGTGAAACGCGCGAAAAGCTTGCGTCTCGTGTACGCGACGACTACGCCATTGAAAGGCTGATCATAACCCGAGGTCCCAAGGGAATGGCCTTGTTCACTCCCGATATGCCGCCGCGCTACATTCCGTCTGTGGTGCGGGAAGTGGCGGATGTTTCGGGAGCGGGTGACACCGTCATCGCTACCCTGGCGGCCTGCATCGGCAGCGGTCTGACCTGGGAAGAAAGCATGGATGTGGCCAATGCCGCTGCCGGCGTGGCCGTGGGCAAAATGGGCACAGCCCCTGTGAGCCTCAGCGAATTACGCCAGGCTCTGCGACAGGGGACAGACAACCCCAAGCTTTACGCCTTGCCGGATCTGCTTGAAAAAGCGGAAGACTGGCGTCGCAAGAACCAAAGCATCGTCTTCACGAATGGCTGCTTTGACTTACTGCATCCTGGTCATATTTCTCTTCTTCGCCAAAGCGCTTCTCAGGGTACACGGCTTGTGGTGGGCCTGAATTCTGACGCCTCTGTGCGCCGCCTCAAAGGGCCCAGCCGTCCGGTACAAAACGAACAAAGCCGGGCCATGCTGCTGGCTGCCTTAAGCGGCGTAGACGCTGTGGTGCTTTTTGATGAAGATACTCCCCTGAACCTCATTACGGCGCTTCGCCCTGACGTGCTTGTCAAAGGCAGCGATTACACTGTGGATACCGTTGTGGGGGCGGATGTCGTTCTCGCCTCCGGTGGACGGGTATACCTGGCTGATCTGGTGCAGGGATGCAGCACTACCAGCATTGTGCGCAAAATCGACGCATCAGGCGCAAGCGCCCCTTCACGGTAA
- a CDS encoding glucokinase, which translates to MQRILVADVGGTNCRFASFCLENDRLSLEVATRIDSKILTSRESLFAALSDTLSQPVESADAIVVGLAGPVDRLRGRLTNGSLYINIEDMPACQAVRCLLLNDFTLQAYATLTPPGISALHVAGPAKGRSAAVGASSKSTGGSGADEQSHREARSVVGAGTGLGAASLLPVGTDEWLPVPSEAGHAAFAFLEDEEQEFRRFLCRELGRPFVSAENVLCGDGLSILHYYLTGQFFQPRQVGERALSCDTPTLQWYARFLGRFCRGWMLSTLCRGGLWIAGGVAAANPLCVTSPTFLESLYASSEATRSLLQHIPLYLVTDTDSGLWGAAFAGQTLLRKYGHTHTSVPL; encoded by the coding sequence ATGCAGAGGATACTCGTAGCTGATGTTGGTGGCACAAACTGTCGGTTCGCCAGTTTCTGCCTTGAGAATGACAGGCTGTCCCTGGAAGTGGCAACACGCATTGATTCCAAAATATTGACCAGTAGAGAGTCGCTGTTTGCCGCATTGTCAGACACGCTGTCTCAGCCTGTTGAAAGCGCCGATGCCATTGTGGTGGGATTGGCCGGGCCTGTGGACCGGCTGCGGGGACGCCTTACCAATGGCAGTCTGTACATAAATATTGAAGACATGCCAGCGTGCCAAGCCGTTCGGTGCCTGCTCCTCAATGACTTTACCCTCCAGGCTTACGCCACGCTGACCCCACCGGGAATTTCGGCCTTACATGTGGCGGGCCCTGCCAAAGGGCGGAGCGCCGCTGTGGGAGCCTCGTCGAAATCCACTGGGGGCAGTGGCGCAGACGAACAGAGTCACAGGGAGGCACGTTCGGTTGTCGGCGCGGGAACAGGACTTGGCGCTGCCAGCCTCCTGCCTGTCGGAACTGATGAGTGGCTGCCTGTGCCCAGCGAGGCCGGGCATGCCGCCTTTGCTTTTTTGGAGGACGAAGAACAGGAATTCAGGCGCTTTTTGTGCAGAGAGCTGGGGCGGCCTTTTGTCAGCGCCGAAAATGTTCTTTGTGGCGATGGTCTCTCCATCCTGCACTATTATCTTACTGGACAGTTTTTTCAGCCACGACAAGTCGGCGAGCGCGCACTTTCGTGTGATACGCCAACCCTTCAGTGGTATGCCCGCTTTTTGGGCCGTTTTTGCAGGGGCTGGATGCTCTCTACTCTTTGCAGGGGTGGTTTGTGGATAGCGGGTGGAGTAGCCGCCGCCAATCCGCTTTGTGTCACCAGCCCAACATTTCTTGAAAGTCTGTATGCTTCTTCTGAGGCTACGCGGTCTCTTTTACAGCACATTCCTCTGTATCTTGTCACAGATACAGACAGTGGGCTTTGGGGGGCGGCCTTTGCCGGACAGACCCTGTTGCGGAAATATGGGCATACACATACAAGTGTACCGCTGTAG
- a CDS encoding Fur family transcriptional regulator, producing the protein METDMAQIQTRMTRQRAVILEELRKTKTHPTADELYSIVRERLPRISLGTVYRNLDFLADSGEIRRLEAAGSTKRFDGDISRHQHVRCIQCGRIGDVMEPREAPSVAGLSVEGFSSILNSRIEYDGICKECAGRIRSTSH; encoded by the coding sequence ATGGAGACTGATATGGCTCAAATTCAAACAAGAATGACCCGGCAGCGCGCGGTGATTTTGGAAGAACTGCGTAAAACAAAAACGCACCCAACAGCGGATGAGCTTTACAGCATCGTGCGTGAACGCTTGCCCCGCATCAGCTTGGGAACCGTGTACCGCAATCTGGACTTTTTGGCGGATAGTGGTGAGATCCGTCGTCTTGAAGCGGCTGGTTCCACAAAGCGTTTTGACGGCGACATTTCTCGGCACCAGCATGTGCGTTGCATCCAGTGCGGCCGCATCGGCGACGTGATGGAACCGCGAGAGGCGCCTTCAGTGGCGGGCCTGAGTGTTGAAGGCTTTTCAAGCATTCTGAATTCGCGGATCGAATATGACGGAATTTGCAAAGAATGCGCTGGCCGCATTCGCAGTACCAGTCATTAG
- a CDS encoding bacterioferritin: MAENKENRKAKVIEVLNKARALELHAIHQYMNQHYSLDDMDYGELAANMKLIAIDEMRHAENFAERIKELGGEPTTNKEGKVVTGQDVPAIYESDVNQEDATIEAYSQFLAVCKEQGDIVSARLFERIIDEEQAHLTYYENIGNHIAKLGDTYLAKIAGTPSTTGTSSKGFVTGTPAA; encoded by the coding sequence ATGGCAGAAAATAAAGAAAACCGTAAGGCCAAGGTGATTGAGGTTCTTAACAAAGCTCGCGCCCTGGAGCTGCACGCCATTCACCAATACATGAACCAGCATTATAGCCTGGACGACATGGACTATGGGGAACTGGCTGCGAACATGAAACTTATCGCCATTGATGAAATGCGCCACGCTGAAAATTTTGCCGAACGCATCAAAGAGTTGGGTGGTGAGCCCACAACCAATAAAGAGGGCAAAGTCGTTACCGGACAGGACGTGCCCGCAATCTATGAAAGTGACGTAAATCAGGAAGATGCAACCATTGAGGCATACAGCCAGTTCCTTGCAGTCTGTAAGGAGCAGGGCGACATCGTCTCTGCGCGTCTATTTGAGCGCATTATTGATGAAGAACAGGCTCATCTGACGTATTACGAAAATATTGGCAACCACATAGCCAAGTTGGGCGACACCTATCTTGCCAAGATTGCCGGCACGCCCTCGACTACCGGAACCTCAAGCAAGGGATTTGTTACCGGGACTCCGGCTGCCTAA
- a CDS encoding rubredoxin: MADPHDMWRCQMVNCGYVYDPDRGDKRHKIPAGTKFEDLPDDWHCPVCGAGKKSFRRLSDEA; this comes from the coding sequence ATGGCTGATCCTCATGACATGTGGCGTTGCCAGATGGTGAACTGTGGTTACGTATATGACCCCGATCGCGGTGACAAGCGCCACAAGATTCCGGCGGGAACCAAGTTTGAAGATTTGCCGGATGATTGGCATTGCCCGGTTTGCGGTGCGGGTAAAAAAAGCTTTCGCAGGTTGAGCGACGAAGCCTAG
- a CDS encoding rhomboid family intramembrane serine protease, with the protein MPPIFSRAAKPTSGRWLIRRRPNSLPRFWRNISQASGVDNYVRFRDWLLVLNARAIPHKTVSLSGREQIYVPPLLEGIALAELGEFSAESSRPAPVSKPLRMHRHYAFAALFLLPLLVWHGWRVDWWPAPRFLPPPETWSGAGMLDNVLVRIYGQWYRLATALTLHAGLTHLCGNMAFGAIFLPLLARLTGIGRALWLTVAGGILGNGLTVLFRPRLVTSMGFSTALFAAVGALAGFMALQHSQRGKAILPIAAGIAILAMLGTEGERTDYAAHIAGLCSGMALGAWEAWRLGKNWPALPQLLAGALAVAVPVLAWYWAFAVLRG; encoded by the coding sequence ATGCCGCCGATTTTTTCGCGCGCTGCAAAGCCCACCAGCGGGCGCTGGCTCATTCGCAGAAGGCCCAACAGCTTGCCACGGTTCTGGCGGAATATCAGCCAGGCCAGTGGTGTGGACAATTACGTGCGCTTTCGCGACTGGCTGCTGGTGCTCAATGCCCGCGCCATTCCTCACAAAACAGTCTCATTGTCGGGCAGGGAACAAATTTATGTTCCTCCCCTGCTCGAAGGCATTGCCCTGGCGGAGCTTGGCGAGTTTTCTGCTGAAAGCAGCAGGCCTGCGCCAGTTTCAAAGCCTTTGCGCATGCACAGGCATTATGCCTTTGCCGCGCTTTTTCTTTTGCCCCTGCTTGTATGGCATGGCTGGCGCGTGGACTGGTGGCCAGCACCCCGGTTTTTGCCTCCGCCTGAAACATGGTCAGGGGCAGGCATGCTTGATAATGTTCTTGTACGCATCTACGGACAATGGTACCGACTGGCCACCGCACTGACCCTGCATGCAGGGCTGACGCATTTGTGCGGCAACATGGCCTTTGGCGCCATCTTCCTCCCCTTGCTTGCCCGGCTCACCGGGATAGGTCGCGCCCTGTGGCTTACTGTGGCCGGCGGCATCCTGGGCAACGGACTGACAGTGCTTTTTCGCCCACGCCTGGTCACAAGCATGGGTTTTTCCACCGCACTCTTTGCCGCAGTGGGGGCATTGGCCGGTTTTATGGCCCTGCAACACAGCCAACGCGGCAAGGCCATCCTGCCAATCGCGGCGGGAATCGCCATCTTGGCCATGCTCGGCACTGAAGGCGAACGCACTGACTACGCTGCGCATATCGCAGGCCTTTGCAGCGGCATGGCCTTGGGCGCATGGGAAGCCTGGCGCCTGGGCAAAAACTGGCCCGCCCTTCCTCAACTGCTGGCCGGAGCATTGGCCGTAGCGGTTCCCGTCCTGGCATGGTATTGGGCCTTTGCCGTACTTCGGGGCTGA
- the rpmB gene encoding 50S ribosomal protein L28 has protein sequence MSKECIFCGKKPQVGNLVSHSNIKTKRRFNPNLQRVRHQFADGSVRTLTVCTRCIRSGVVSKPLVRKQG, from the coding sequence ATGAGCAAGGAATGCATTTTCTGCGGCAAAAAGCCCCAGGTTGGTAATCTCGTCAGCCATTCCAACATCAAGACCAAGCGTCGCTTCAACCCCAACCTCCAGCGCGTTCGGCACCAGTTCGCCGATGGCAGCGTGCGGACCCTTACCGTCTGCACCCGTTGCATCCGTTCTGGCGTGGTGTCCAAGCCCCTGGTTCGCAAGCAGGGTTAG